The Aedes albopictus strain Foshan chromosome 2, AalbF5, whole genome shotgun sequence region TTGTAAAACGTATATGTATGATAATTGCAGAATACAAGAAGCCCATATCCCTACGACGGCATTAAAACATAAGATGAAAAACGGTTGACAGATTTTTACCCTTGATAAAGGCCAAACAaagccggccgaaacgtcgggtaatacAAATCTAGTCGTTTAGATTTACCCCAGACCGAGAAAGCCAATATCTGTACCCCAGTAATATTCCGGTGGAAAATCACATGGAATTCTGAAAAATACTTGGGGAGGAAATTCTCGACAAACTTCTGCAAACGTTACGCGCATTCTTTGCCGGCATTGTTGGGATTTGTTGGAAGAATGTCTCAAAATAAAATCCACTATGGGACATCTCTGAAAGAGCTTTGGAAGAGTTTTGGTAGgatctccagaaggaaacccccaAGAAACTCTGGAGATAATACcgggaaaatctctagaagaaatctcagaaagtacTTTTGCAGAAACCGTAGTACACTTCCGAAAATGTAGTAAACGcaaatttaaaacttttctttcaTCTACTCATTGTCGACCAAGAATTTTACTCGTTAAATTGTGCACATAATGCTTGACACTATGACAGATATCGATATATTAATAGGTCAAATTCGGGATgtaataaaattgaaccaaatggaACAACTCTTTCTGACAATCAATATTGTTATTGATTTGAAGATCTATgtattatggctagtttccaaaCTAGTATTGCATACCAACGTTTCACAACTAAACCCTCACTCCAGCACCAAATCCAACGTCCGAGATTGTTTACTGTGCCACCCAGTGCAGCCATAGCCAGGAACTATGACACACTGTCATAAAAACAAATTTAAGCACAAAATCTCCTTTGATCTTCATCTATCCTTTCCCGGCCCGGCAGCCATCCAGTCACCAACGACGAAACGCAACTAACTAAGCATCAGGCAGCTGAAAACACAAACGGGGAGTTCTGTGAACGACTATGAAGAACGGGAACTGCTGCAGCAGTGGGCAATCAGGCCCGGAATGCACTGCCGCAGCAGAAATGCAACATCAACTAACGGCTCTCGGAGAGAGTCACTTCAAAGCAGAAAGAGCAACGAATCGTTAGGAAGATTAATTTCTTCAGTTGGGTGGAGGCTGTGAGGGGACCACTTGTTTTCTAATTTGGAACGATTTGTTTTCGGGCGCACAAACACCGACTCTGACGACGGGATGAATGTCGAGCGCTGTGAGTGTTGGATTGGGCTGAGAGGGGCCAAAACTagtttttgattgattttttatggTGTTATGCTTGGATTAATTAAGGAAAAAACTTTTGGGGAAGTCAAAATATTTACGGTTTTATTGCATTTTTATGGGTTTTTCGCTTACGTAACTGTTGATGGGGCGGAATGAGTCAGAACTCGGCCGACTGGTCCAGGAATGTTTTGGAGAAGGCGTACACGTGAGCCCGATCTGGCAGTGCTTGTCCGAAACACTCCAACAGTTCTGGAGATTTGTGAACAGCTTGTCGGAAGTCATCCAAAGATATGGCTCCATCCCGATCGATGTCCATTCGACGGATAAGGATTTCCACCATGTCCTTGACCGACTCTTCCACTTCCTCTGCTTGATGTTTGATGAAGCAGCTTCTCAACAACACCATCATGTGTTCTCTTCGGAGCATTTCCTCCCCGCCGATGTCGTAAGCTCGGAAACAGTGCTCGATCTTCTCATCGAACGTCCCTTTCAAGAACAATGACAACATTCTGACCCAGGATTCCATACTCATAAATGCCGTCACACCTTTATCCAGTGCAGTACAAATCCTCCCAACCGTTTCGCTGTCGGATATCCCGAAAGCACTGTCAAACAGCACATCCAGTTGATGCCGCGAAACAAGTCCTTTGTTGTCCTCCTCGTCCTTGGCCAGTTTGTAGTAGATCAACAGACAAACCTCCAACTCTCGGTGGGTGAAGTGGGTTTTCTTCTCCAACCGCCGAACCAGTCGGCTGACCTTGTTCAGGAAACGCATCTCCTCGCCAGCATCCAGGGTTAAATCAAGagacatttttcaaaaacttcgaaATAAAAAATCCACATCAACAACGGAGAATTTCAACGTCCGAAATCTCAGCGATTACTGGGATCATTTCAAGTGTAGAATTTTTCTCACCTCTTCTTCTCCGTATATTCGGAGAGCGGTAGTGGTTTCCCAACCCGCATAATCCACTTTTCTTCCTCGCAGATCGTAAATTCAAGCAAACATTCCGACCATCTGATTCACAAAAGCCATATGGGTGACTAGGGTGACCAAAGTCTCACAATAGATTACAGCACGCCGCGGTCGCTTAAGTTTTCTAATTTTTTCACGTTCTGGCCTTGTTGGTGGCCACGTTGGTGGCCTTGTTGTATACGATTTTACTAAGAAAATTTtcggaaagagaaaaaaaaatcaccagctTTTCGTGGTTGTTCCACTGGGACTCCTCAGGAATTACACcctagattcctccaagaagccctttgcgatttctccacaaatttgttccaggactcctccaggagtttcttttgagttCCCTGGGAGATCTTGATGAGGTTCTTCCTAAAGaggttcctgctggaattcttttaagattccttcaggattcctccaggaaatactcgggtgtttcttccagagattcattcctggatttccctagaaattaattccgggattcctcctgcattCCTCTTCATAGGATTAGCACAGTAGTTTTCCCAGAGGTTCTTCTAGGAACTTCTTACGTGGTTTCTCTACAAAGTTATTATAAGATCTCTTCAGGATATCTctctgtgattcctcagggatCTATACCTGAAATTCTTTTTtgggttcttccagaagtttcctctgaggtccttccaggagtttctctcaggattccaaaaAGGTTCCATCCAGGTCCATGCaaagaagtggcgccaagggagtagtttttcccaatttcggcaaaaggcggaggggcgcctagtgtatgaagcgtcggtaatgaggGAGGGGGGAGTTAACACCCTCCCCCTCCTGTTGAACGGGCTtggttccatctgagattcctccaggagctcctcctaggattccttctgagatacctTCTGGGActgcaaggaatttcttcggagattactAAAAGAGTTTTTTCGATGTTCGAGGGTTCGACTGTTTTGGGAataacgattggtgggagttcggtTTTGCAGTCTACGCTCCTACGTAGACTTTGCAGTCATTCGTTGCAACGTTTTGGTAATTGTTGGTGCCGTTGGGACGAATCCTAAGTGGTCGTTGTAGAGCCCAGAAAAAATCGCGGAtataggagttcccggaggaatctcgaaaggagttCCCAAAAAACCCTGgatgtagttcctggaggaatcccggtagaggttcttgaagaaaattttggaggaacacTCAAAGAAGTTCTTGTTCGATTTCTGGAAGGATAtcaggaagaattccgaaaaaaaatccctgaaataactccgggagaaatctcgcatggagttcttggaagaagtccCTGACgggatttgggaaggaattcctgaaggaatctatgaagacaTCCCCGAGAGACCTTgttaaggaatcccgaaagaaattctgggtgattttgctggaattcccaggaaaattttccaggagtaccTTTTTCTGCCTTCTCTgtgaaaaaatgtctgaaaacattccaaaagaaactattagGAAAATCTCggctggaatctctggaagattccagGAATTCTAGGGAAGAATCCTCTAGACTCTcaaaaggaatctcaaaaggagtcccggaaagacttcctggagaaaactcaAAAAGAATCTTAGATGGAGCTCTCTGAAGAActacagaaggaaatcctggaataaatttatggagaaatcacgtgagaaattcctggatgaaactcattcaaaattcctgaagaaaactgacgaaaaaaaaacaaatttatgaaaaggaaataaaaaaaaacatctatcaatcactttcgtaaaaaaaaacttgaaatgcATTTTCTGGCATTCAGGCGAAAACAGACAAAAAATGAAGTGTTACTcgaaaaatataaaaggaatgaaacttggggttttaaatttaaaaaagcgggctgaaaatctccctaataaagcaaataataataataataataaatttaaaaaaatatatttaaaatatgtagtttttcatggaaaaatttctggaaaattcgcaAATTTTAGAGTTCATTAATTACTGAAAGTatatttggaataatttctgacggaatccattaggaaattcttgaaggaatgtttCAAATCAGTTctggaatgaatctttggaggaatgcttgaaggaaaatcGGGAAGAAAATTAagcaatccttggataaatttctgaagaaaactaaaaaaacattcttgatggatTCTTCAAAGGAACACTTGAAAAAAttgatgaaggaatttttggtggaattcaaaaaaaaacaatctttggaggaaatccctaaattttctggagaaatttctgagccaACCATAGAAACAATTCTGAAATAAATTTTTGGTGAGATTCTCCAAGGAATGTTTggaggattatctgaagaaaATGGTGCGAATTTTCCAAATaatatttaaaggattttttagaggaatctttgaaaaaaaaaacggaccgAAACATTGAAGGATTGTTTGCGAGAGCCCTTTAATAAAACCCTGCATAATTTTTAGAGCAATTAATAGTGGATGTCATAAGAAATCTTGAGATGTGTTTGTTGGGCAATTGAACTAATCCTTAATAAAATCGTTAAAGGAatcccgagcaaagtttcataacaaccggataatatattgtgttatctgatatcaaaaataattaactcaatttgttctcattttggctgaataagcaagtaacataacaaacatgatagcAACCAAGTATAGCCGTGATATCATTaaaatatctcattttgttatcatcaaTGGCACCCTGATAACAACGTCTGTAAATCAATAAATTTTATCGAATTGTTattagaatgatatttgtaacggtaattgataactaacttccgcTGTTGTTATTGACGATGACTCAGTTTGACAGATATGGTAACATGAATTatcaagttgataacacaaaattgtaaaattagTTCTGGAGCGAGCaatagttatcagtttgttactggTCAGTTATTATACTTTGATCGGGGTCCTTGGAGCAAACTTGttataaatattttaagaaatttctgaaagaattcatagtgCAATGCTTGATAAAGTTGTTGgacaatttttttaaagaaatgtttgaaggaaattttgacagtatccatgaaggaattccggaggaaatctttggagggattcctgggaaaACCTTTGGAtcaaattactgaagcaatcatTGAGGTTACTTCTAAAACATTtttgatggagttcctggaggtttcctaagagcaattcctgaaggaataattttaggaattactgaagaaatccttgaaagaatatttAAGGAAATTTTAAAAAGGACCGTTGCTTATATTTCATATTTCaatcgttgaaggaatcatagaagaaattttaggaggaattctttgagaaattcttgaacaataTTTATAACTACCTCAAGGAATCTTGAAGGTATAACTTTATGattacttgaaagaattccatcagaaatgcttggataagtttttgttggaattcgtgtagtaattcctgtaagaaatctttgatcaaatttctggaaaaatcctcggagAAACTGCCTCAAGAATTTTTGAATACAAGGGggcattttttgaaggattcACGAAGATATCCTCGAATCAATCACCAAACGAGacatttctgaagtttttttttcggaatgaatGCAAattcatctgaaggaattcttagaggaattattgAGAGAACCTTTGGTACAGTTCCTGACGGAGTCGTTGGAGGAAGTTCTTAAGAATTCCTTGCTGAAGTCCCTGgtgaaatctgtggaagaattctgaaggaatcttatggTAAATTACTGTTGATTTTCATGGATGAACCTTGGATGTGACAAATAAATGGTCGTAGTGGGTTTGTACCCCGACAAAAGACGAGTCTTGTAATAACATCTTAGTAGTAACTCCTGATTGAATCATtagtgaaattcttctaggaatcttagAGAAAGTTATAAAGgaaagatgaattcctgaaggattttaggGGCATGAGCATGATAATTTCTGACTGAATCTTTTCAGacgtttctgaaataatttttgagaaTAATTCCGGAgtgaacttttgcaggaattttcgatggaattcttggaagaaaatcagcataaatccttgaagaatgttTTGAACAATTTACGGagctatttctgaaggaatctttggatgattccCTGAAGAATACCTAAGAGAAGGATTTTCTGATACTTTCAGGAAACTTATAGAAGAATtaataaaagaattcttggaggaagtccttaaaaaatctttgaagggatttctggagcaaCCATACccaagcagaagggaataacaacagcataaggagctgtgttatttgggaaaATTACTGAATCTGAAActgaaatcgattatttttaagttattaccataacatattgtgttataaacttgtctgtcataagcgacaaaataacaaattccataacaaaaaaatgttcctggaaaaccaattcaataacttgttttgttagcttcaataacaaattaataacagtgaattcggaaaatatttcaataacaaattttgatattaatatgttattgataataatcggagagcagaatttgctatgatatcaaactcgttactaaataagttataaaacttattatataaaattattcgctttgtctcacaaacccgctaataacatgaggttcatcactctgacgtaagcaatattttcaaatgatcgagaAATACTATATGTATTCGGCTTTTTATTCATTTAGAGATttaaagtcgcaagataatcgaactttagtaatttctatattatcaaatacggcgagcttcgatttccacctgtaatttataaactgttatactttaattgttttcggagtacgtgttacctttgtttttttttcagcatagaaactgatgaatttttagaatgctcaacactTTTGCAGAAAAtgtttgggatattggaaatattgtacagattaggGTGGGTAATCAAaacttgaaccaaattgcggtttccgaagtagcgcaaattttgagtgattttttctcccacatggaaataatttactacggcaaaattttatgtacatgaaagccacgggtataagcattctgttaagtggtaaaaagtttgtatttgcatcgaatttcattgataaaatcgattatttgtcAACAATGATTTGAATCTTAACTTGAaccaactttaattttaatttgaactactggcggcagcagctcgagcatctccaacaacagccaatttcgtgctgaacaatagaaaaacacatggatctgctaattcccataactatttatCACTTGGCAGTGGATTTTCAACTGAGAATGttttaaactcttcaggaacttggaaactaaatttggattttttcatcccccaagagtaaacaaaacaaccactagcgcagtctgcaggccaatactggaagctcgcccccgtttactagttcaaatttagattacaattggttcaacttaagataacattctccaagtaagaattacttaaatttgataattttatgacaaataatgcggaatattattcagtTGGTCGATTCtatgataaataagctttcatttgacgtgttcacatattgcgtgtgatacaatgcatgagctgtacgagtgcaccgaaaatgtgcattctttggggggaaatgggtgaaattacagtgattttttaattgcctgttttccatgacaaaaacgcttttttcaatgcttttaaagtctatgttatcaggttatattacggaaagctgtttaacatctttttcaggacaatatttgcctaaaaagtacgtcgttttaatgaatttcgaaatgattcaaattaagattacaatttgactagttcaaagtttgatttcttaccctattacaatttttctggaaagattgttttaattcctccgatttttccgatttttccaaaaaaattgctataatttctcttgaacttcctctgatgattcctacaggactatcaccagaaatttttgcaatattttttttctgaaattcctatatttatttctctaaggattccgtcaaaaactccttttatgtttaacaaatgactttgtcataaaattcttccaaaaattcgtcgacagatttggtcataaacttttccataaatgactccaaatatcttccagaaatttctccgagagttctttgatggaatctttcatggattttcaaagactcctctagaaattcctccggaatcctgcaaagaatcccttcaagggtttcttcagaatttcctgtccTGGAGTCCTGGAGTTCATCTtaagttttctctgaaaatttctttgaggatttcaccatgagtttttttccgaaggattctcttagagtttttcaaaagattttgccaagaatcctaataattgctcagaagaattaacttcggaatttctatgaaaattgcaccagtagttctcttgaagacttctccagggatttatcgaaagattcctccagaacttccaagtgcttatccgaaaattattaaaggaatttttaaaaggagtcgttcaggaatttccttcttAACGGAAtaaaaaaatggaacaacacaaagggagaggtcataattgtcgaattgttgctgtgatttcaaaagttgttactgttgtgctattgctgataagttgatcaatagtacaacaataactaaacttgtacttcaacaaaacatgtgatttaaatgtaatttagttaatgtatatcaatagcttgattataatcaaatagattgtccaacaaaatttgttttggaaaagctatgccttgataatttaataataacaaaacaacaaaacaagatataaaaacaggttatgtgatttcgtagttattaacttgctattctcctctgctcgggtagaaggaattctggaaaaaaatgtttggaaaatcTGTAGGGAATGTTtggatcagggatgccagatgatttttagagaaatccatgTGTCTAAACTTTGagtaaatacttggaggaattctggaagcaatctTTAATTACTGAACGAAccacttaaggattttttttaagaattgaagCATTACCCTGAATAGTTTTTGGGAgatatactgaaggaattcttggagaaatttttcaagaaatctttggaagtattCCTTGAGCAATACTCCCAGAGTTTAGTGAAGCATGCAATTATTGAAGGACACTCAAATAGGATCCTTCAAAACTTTTTTCttgaaaggaattttcgaaagaaatccttgaagcgatTCTTATAATTTCGTGGAGAAGATCCTGATGCAATTTTCGGAGAAGTTTCCAGGGCAAATCTTTAAATGTTCTTGACGCATTATAAGAATATCTAAAAAGGATGTCTTCGtatgaattccatgaaaaaactttaggagaaattagGAAAACTTTGCAGTATTTATAAACATATTTCTGATGgaagctttggaggaatttctgaaaaataatattGAAGGAACTAGTCAGCAATGTTAAAAGAGTTCCAGGCATAAATTTCAGTGGGAAAtcttgaatgaagtgttgaaagatttcttaaaggaatccgtggagagatTCTCGTAAAATTGCTTGGATAAATTCCCCAGAGGGATAAATGACTTATGACATTGATGTATAAATTCCTAGTAGAGCCCTTGAAAAGATTCCCGAATGTTTTTAAAGAATAgttttatattgaaaaaaaaaatctaaaatatccTTCATGGAActttagaattcttaaataaaattgggagaatattttggaaatatttgaaaacatctATGAACGAATTGTTGGaaaaaagttttgcaaaaatctttggagaagtcttcgagagaatccttgaagcattttttttggaggaatgcttggaaaaattgtgcaaagaattcttggaattcttgaACTTGTCACTAGATATTCgattaaatcctgaagaaatccatatagaaatatttgaagatatttccgcAGGAATAGATGCAAAATTATTCgcttccttagaggaattcttaagagaatcctTAAAGTAgtctctgatggaatctctgaaaaaatctctgtagatattctacaagaattttttttgctgattatttttgaggaatccttgaacggattggaggaattccagaagactcatttaagaaattcctaaaggagtcaaataagacattttttaaacaatcaatGAAAAtactcctgaggaattccaaaaaaggaattgctgaaggaatctatgaaggaatttttctatgaattcttaagaaatttatgaaggaagtcTTGAACAAAATCCTGattatttctttgagaaatctttagaggattcAATAAGAATTCCCTGAAACATTTGTTAACGATTTTCTGGGACTTTTTGTAGGAATCATacaaggatttttcaaaggtttcggaagaaatcccttaaaagttccttggacaaatttctgaaggaattcagtgAAAATAGTGGAAGTTTTCTTTTGCAGATTACCTGGAAGAAAACGAGGCgaaatttctaaatattttttgcagGGTTTCTGACACAATCcttatatttctgaaggaatcattaaaaaacaatttcaagaattcttgaaagagttatAGAAGAATCCTCGTATAGTGTCAtgtggaaatccttggaggacttcctgagtgCAAGGCAATAGAACAAAAAAATCCTAATACTTTGACAGTTTCTTAACTTATCGTATTATTGGGTTTTCCAGTTTTGACTCCAGGAATCTCCAGTTCAATGCGTGAATCTCGTAAACGCGTCCTTTTCCAATTCGAATAAAATTTTGCTCATATACAGCTTCTATTCGAATAAGTTTTTCATGTGATTTGATTTGAAATATTCTGCACTTAACTTTTGGAAAGGGCGTATAAGAAAATATAATCTTCTGCTTCCAAAAAAGCATAACTCGAAAACGATTTGTTGGATTGTAACAATGCCTTCAAAGAGGATATTTTGGGATATTTAAAGGACTTTTAATAAAAAAATTcattgagagtaatattcatcgtggatcaatgttagatgtcatattttaattttctaaaaatcttaTCTTtagatttattttattatttatctGAAGAAGGTTTAATTCCTCAAATTTTGCCAAATGCTGCCAACTATTTTTTCTTtcaccaaaattttattttgaatcgttTCGTAAAACAATCGGAAGGAACAACTTTGAAGctttttcatgttaaaaatagattctacgtacaagtttcaataaaaaaaattctatcCCACGCCCAACCCTTAATTAAGTTATagcgaattcaaaaaataaaaaaaaataacaaaaacatttgGGCCTAACTTTTATTTGTGACGATCTGAAAATTCATTTCAATATCTAAGAAATACGAGAATTagcttatgttaaaatacacataaacaaaaacaaaaaaaaaaactaagaaataATTGCTTCTCTGTTGACAAAAAGttcaaaacagtaaaaaaaactcgaataacatttcacaattttttcttcttttttatatttttgaattcaCTGTAGATTGGATGTGACAAAACCATCA contains the following coding sequences:
- the LOC109399279 gene encoding calaxin produces the protein MSLDLTLDAGEEMRFLNKVSRLVRRLEKKTHFTHRELEVCLLIYYKLAKDEEDNKGLVSRHQLDVLFDSAFGISDSETVGRICTALDKGVTAFMSMESWVRMLSLFLKGTFDEKIEHCFRAYDIGGEEMLRREHMMVLLRSCFIKHQAEEVEESVKDMVEILIRRMDIDRDGAISLDDFRQAVHKSPELLECFGQALPDRAHVYAFSKTFLDQSAEF